Proteins from a genomic interval of Corallincola holothuriorum:
- a CDS encoding MFS transporter — translation MTDRFRSPQTFLLLIAFAMPVAFSTWLALLNNFAIDGAGFTGKEIGILQSLREVPGFLAFTAVFVLLFIREQRFAVVSLLVLGVGVAITGFFPAAIGLYLTTILMSIGFHYLETINQSLTLQWLPKEQTAHFMGKAMAVKGAAAVLSFGGVWLLLDYFSVAYVWVYLLFGCIAVLLAILMLMAFPQFQDGHEQQKKLILKRRYWLFYLLTFFSGARRQIFVVFAGFLMVEKFGYSAGQIALLFLFNHFFNLFFASRIGRWIGHIGERHALTIEYVGLFLVFTGYALVSDADIAAVLYVLDHLFFAFAIAIRTYFQKIASPEDIASTAGVSFSINHIAAVILPAALGLVWLVSPAVVFYLGAALALASLLLTQLIPNKPQQGNEIRWFDSAATAQRPAS, via the coding sequence ATGACTGACCGCTTTCGTTCGCCGCAGACTTTCTTATTGTTAATCGCCTTCGCTATGCCGGTGGCATTTTCCACTTGGTTGGCACTGCTTAATAACTTCGCTATCGATGGGGCAGGGTTTACCGGTAAAGAGATCGGCATCTTGCAAAGTTTGCGCGAAGTTCCTGGTTTCTTAGCGTTTACAGCCGTCTTTGTATTGCTCTTTATTCGTGAACAACGTTTTGCGGTGGTGTCCCTGCTGGTGCTCGGGGTTGGGGTGGCTATCACCGGTTTTTTCCCCGCGGCTATCGGCCTCTATTTGACGACGATCTTGATGTCAATTGGGTTCCATTATCTGGAGACCATCAATCAATCGTTAACACTGCAATGGTTGCCAAAAGAGCAAACCGCACACTTTATGGGGAAGGCGATGGCCGTTAAAGGTGCGGCGGCAGTGCTCTCTTTTGGTGGTGTCTGGTTATTGTTGGACTACTTTTCGGTCGCTTATGTCTGGGTATATCTGCTGTTTGGTTGCATTGCGGTGTTGTTAGCAATACTGATGCTGATGGCATTTCCGCAGTTTCAAGATGGGCATGAACAACAAAAAAAGCTGATCTTGAAACGCCGTTACTGGCTGTTCTACCTGCTGACCTTTTTTTCCGGCGCCCGGCGGCAGATCTTCGTTGTATTTGCAGGCTTCTTGATGGTGGAAAAATTTGGTTATAGCGCAGGGCAGATCGCCTTACTGTTTCTGTTTAACCATTTCTTTAATCTGTTTTTTGCCAGTCGAATTGGCCGGTGGATCGGCCATATTGGTGAGCGCCACGCGCTCACCATAGAGTATGTTGGCCTGTTCCTGGTTTTTACCGGTTATGCACTGGTTTCTGATGCTGATATAGCTGCTGTTCTATATGTGCTCGATCATCTTTTTTTCGCATTTGCCATCGCTATTCGTACCTACTTCCAAAAAATTGCTTCGCCGGAAGATATAGCCTCAACGGCGGGGGTGAGCTTTTCCATAAATCATATTGCAGCGGTGATTTTACCTGCGGCATTGGGGCTGGTTTGGTTGGTGTCACCTGCAGTGGTGTTTTATCTGGGCGCTGCGTTGGCTTTGGCATCGCTGCTATTAACTCAGTTGATCCCCAACAAACCACAACAGGGAAATGAGATCCGCTGGTTTGATTCGGCTGCCACTGCGCAAAGGCCAGCAAGTTAG
- a CDS encoding rhomboid family intramembrane serine protease has product MATPALCPSCTDTYLETTTCHDEELDICRSCGGHWFEQGEMNKVLSKVDNGQDQVEYQQHLGASIGVSERQCPDRHGPMQSHHLLADYQLEIDICEHCEGVWVDSDELNQVKQSPKLQQALGSLNQALSWKSRVFQFLSQMPVEYNIKPKRKPVVTWTLMALNCLIFMSYVGNPELANQLVSLFGNVPAATLAGDQLWTLASCMFLHGDPLHLLGNMYFLYVVGDNIEDALGRRRFIALYFALGILSSLISVVLNWQSEIPSIGASGAIAGLFGVYLVWFRHASLTFMIFIYQKKLAPVWYFAIWVGLNVLGMMLGEGGVDYWAHIGGFVSGLIMGVALKPYIFMRNPLLQMLAHPAAVVNR; this is encoded by the coding sequence ATGGCAACACCAGCGCTCTGCCCTAGCTGCACGGATACCTATCTGGAGACAACCACTTGTCATGATGAGGAGTTAGACATTTGTCGTTCATGTGGCGGCCACTGGTTTGAACAAGGCGAAATGAACAAGGTGCTATCCAAAGTTGATAATGGCCAAGATCAGGTCGAATATCAGCAGCATTTAGGTGCGTCAATCGGTGTTAGTGAACGCCAGTGTCCGGACCGTCATGGCCCAATGCAAAGCCATCACCTACTCGCTGATTATCAACTGGAAATTGATATATGTGAGCATTGCGAAGGGGTATGGGTTGATAGCGATGAGCTTAACCAAGTAAAGCAGTCTCCGAAGTTACAGCAAGCACTTGGCTCGCTGAATCAAGCTCTGAGCTGGAAAAGTCGCGTATTTCAGTTTCTATCGCAGATGCCAGTCGAGTACAACATTAAGCCTAAACGTAAACCGGTCGTCACCTGGACGCTAATGGCGCTCAACTGTCTTATTTTTATGAGTTATGTTGGTAATCCAGAGTTGGCCAACCAATTGGTCTCTCTGTTTGGTAATGTGCCCGCAGCAACACTGGCCGGCGATCAATTATGGACACTGGCAAGCTGCATGTTTCTGCATGGGGATCCCCTTCACCTGCTGGGGAATATGTATTTCCTCTATGTAGTCGGTGACAATATTGAAGATGCATTAGGTCGTCGCCGCTTCATCGCGTTGTATTTTGCTCTCGGTATTTTATCCAGTCTGATCAGCGTAGTGCTTAATTGGCAGAGTGAGATCCCATCCATTGGTGCCAGCGGTGCAATAGCCGGGTTATTTGGAGTCTATTTAGTCTGGTTCCGCCATGCCAGCCTGACGTTTATGATATTTATCTATCAAAAGAAATTAGCGCCAGTTTGGTACTTCGCTATTTGGGTCGGACTAAATGTATTGGGCATGATGCTTGGCGAAGGTGGTGTTGACTACTGGGCTCACATCGGCGGCTTTGTTAGCGGTTTAATCATGGGCGTTGCGCTAAAACCCTATATATTTATGCGTAACCCCTTACTGCAAATGCTGGCTCATCCAGCAGCAGTGGTTAACCGTTAG
- a CDS encoding M50 family metallopeptidase, with amino-acid sequence MLKPRIELIVALLCALILIWLPLVSAPLKYFETLLHEGSHGLAAILSGGQVVSIALHLDGSGLATSRGGWSWLVTFSGYAGASLWAYTLARIQFSGVSRRIGSWIYFAIVGLFVLGSLIYTRDPITLLIVGFIGVTYWCLFRWRHQHWATFANQVLALFILLQSAISPSYLLYVGDRGDHLAMKGYTGIPGIVWVVLWTLIAGLMIFDLCRRAWAQPRMASDALRAETSGL; translated from the coding sequence ATGCTAAAACCCCGTATTGAACTGATTGTTGCGTTGCTTTGCGCGCTAATACTGATCTGGCTACCTTTGGTCAGTGCACCATTAAAGTATTTTGAAACCCTGCTGCATGAGGGTAGTCATGGCCTCGCTGCTATTTTATCGGGTGGGCAGGTGGTTTCTATTGCATTGCATCTTGATGGCTCCGGTCTCGCTACCTCACGTGGCGGCTGGTCGTGGTTGGTCACTTTTTCCGGTTATGCTGGGGCCTCCTTATGGGCCTATACCTTGGCGCGGATCCAGTTTAGTGGTGTTTCCCGAAGAATCGGTAGCTGGATCTATTTTGCTATTGTCGGTTTGTTTGTGCTTGGTAGCCTGATTTATACCCGAGATCCCATCACCTTGTTGATTGTTGGCTTTATCGGTGTGACATACTGGTGTTTGTTTCGCTGGCGCCACCAGCATTGGGCGACATTCGCCAATCAGGTATTGGCGCTGTTTATCCTGCTGCAAAGCGCCATCAGTCCAAGCTACCTGTTGTATGTGGGAGACCGGGGCGACCATCTGGCGATGAAAGGTTATACCGGTATTCCGGGGATCGTTTGGGTTGTGCTTTGGACGCTCATCGCTGGCTTAATGATCTTCGATTTGTGTCGACGAGCTTGGGCGCAACCTCGTATGGCCAGCGACGCTCTCCGTGCAGAGACTAGCGGCCTCTGA
- a CDS encoding RecQ family ATP-dependent DNA helicase: MPLAATLKQYFGFDQFRPGQEQTISQLLAGDSSLAIFPTGSGKSLCYQLSAIHLPHLTLVVSPLLALMKDQLDFLASKGIAAASIDSTLTPEQNQQVMADVRSGKLKILMVSVERFKNERFRQFIGSVPLSMLVVDEAHCISEWGHNFRPDYLKLPAYRQQLNIPLVLLLTATATRKVKLDMASKFAIAEQHIVQTGFYRANLDLSVIPVASAEKNAQLAQQVQQQNGAGIVYVTLQQTAEQVANYLQQQGLNASAYHAGFDDERRKQIQADFMAGKIQIVVATIAFGMGIDKSDIRFVIHYDLPKSIENYSQEIGRAGRDGHPSHCVTLANLDGINTVENFVYGDTPELNGIEFVLQSIRDEAQNGQWELQVTALSNAANIRQLPLKTLLVQLELLGVLEPSYAYFADFKYKFVQPKETVLARFEGERQAFVKAIIDNTRFKKVWGEPDFDAICQRYQCQRGRIVTALEYLQEQQLVELETKKMTEVFNVNLSALAATDLAQTLYQYFVDKEQKEIKRIAALVRFFELDRCLSHNLSRYFDDQQAPERCGHCSVCHGHVAKLAYSETPIWTDKQTLSVMLAGLKQHMATRAKHSLTTETYCRFLAGLSIPLFARNKVRQLPGFGSCEQFRYADIRAKVIALLN; this comes from the coding sequence ATGCCTCTAGCAGCAACCCTTAAACAGTATTTTGGCTTTGATCAGTTTCGTCCAGGTCAAGAACAGACCATATCTCAGCTTTTGGCAGGAGACTCATCCTTAGCGATCTTCCCCACCGGCTCAGGAAAATCATTGTGTTATCAGCTAAGCGCGATTCACCTGCCTCATTTGACCTTGGTGGTATCACCGCTATTAGCATTGATGAAAGATCAGTTGGACTTTCTTGCCAGTAAGGGGATTGCTGCTGCCAGCATCGACTCCACTCTCACACCGGAACAGAACCAGCAAGTGATGGCCGATGTACGCTCAGGCAAATTGAAGATCCTGATGGTGTCGGTAGAGCGATTTAAGAATGAGCGTTTTCGCCAGTTTATCGGCAGTGTGCCGTTGTCGATGTTAGTGGTAGATGAAGCCCACTGTATCTCTGAGTGGGGTCATAACTTCCGCCCAGACTACCTCAAGCTACCCGCCTATCGGCAGCAATTGAATATCCCTTTGGTGCTGCTACTTACCGCGACCGCCACCCGAAAAGTCAAACTGGATATGGCAAGCAAATTCGCCATCGCTGAACAGCACATAGTGCAGACGGGATTCTACCGCGCCAATTTAGACCTGAGTGTAATACCTGTTGCCAGCGCGGAAAAAAACGCCCAGCTAGCACAGCAGGTACAACAACAAAATGGGGCTGGCATTGTATATGTCACACTGCAGCAAACCGCCGAACAAGTGGCTAACTATCTACAGCAGCAAGGGCTTAATGCCAGTGCTTATCATGCTGGATTTGATGATGAACGACGTAAACAGATCCAAGCAGACTTTATGGCTGGCAAGATTCAAATTGTGGTGGCAACCATTGCCTTTGGCATGGGGATCGACAAGTCAGATATACGTTTCGTTATCCACTATGATCTGCCGAAGTCGATTGAAAACTACAGCCAGGAAATAGGCCGAGCAGGACGCGATGGGCACCCTTCTCATTGCGTCACGTTAGCCAATCTGGATGGGATCAATACTGTTGAGAACTTTGTATATGGTGACACGCCGGAGCTAAATGGCATTGAGTTTGTGCTTCAAAGCATTCGTGATGAAGCCCAAAATGGACAATGGGAATTACAAGTAACGGCGTTGTCGAATGCTGCAAACATTCGTCAATTACCGCTTAAAACACTGTTGGTACAGTTAGAACTATTAGGTGTGCTAGAACCAAGTTATGCGTATTTTGCCGATTTTAAGTACAAATTTGTTCAACCGAAAGAGACTGTGCTAGCGCGATTTGAAGGCGAGCGACAAGCGTTTGTAAAAGCGATCATCGACAACACGAGATTTAAGAAAGTATGGGGTGAACCAGATTTCGACGCTATCTGCCAGAGATATCAATGCCAGCGTGGCCGGATCGTCACCGCTTTGGAATACCTGCAAGAGCAGCAGTTAGTTGAGCTAGAAACTAAGAAAATGACCGAGGTATTTAACGTCAATCTATCTGCACTGGCGGCCACCGACCTGGCACAAACCCTCTATCAATATTTTGTCGACAAAGAGCAAAAAGAGATAAAACGTATTGCCGCGCTGGTACGCTTTTTTGAACTAGACCGCTGCCTCAGTCACAACTTGTCACGTTACTTTGATGATCAGCAAGCCCCTGAACGTTGCGGGCATTGTTCCGTATGTCACGGTCACGTTGCCAAGCTCGCCTACTCGGAAACGCCCATTTGGACTGATAAGCAGACCCTGTCAGTAATGCTAGCCGGGTTAAAGCAACATATGGCCACTCGCGCCAAGCACTCGTTAACCACAGAAACCTATTGCCGCTTTCTTGCCGGACTCAGCATCCCATTGTTTGCGCGTAACAAGGTCAGGCAATTACCCGGGTTCGGCTCATGTGAGCAATTCAGATACGCCGATATACGGGCAAAAGTGATAGCACTGCTGAATTAA
- the dbpA gene encoding ATP-dependent RNA helicase DbpA has protein sequence MSELDFASLALPQQQLTNLSSLGYEQMTPIQAESLPLMLAGRDVIAQGKTGSGKTAAFGLGLLSRLDVKRFRIQALVLCPTRELADQVAVEIRRLARATHNVKVLTLCGGMPFGPQVGSLEHGAHIIVGTPGRIEEHLSKGLLKLQDLNTLVLDEADRMLEMGFQSALDFIIDETPADRQTLLFSATYPPQIESIAKRIMVTPALVQAASTHDNSSIRQHFYQVASNDDRLLALKLLLLKHDPESAVVFCNTKRETQEVNDALVDAGFSAMALHGDLDQKARDQALVRFANKSVKIMVATDVAARGLDIDALDAVFNYHIARDAEVHVHRIGRTGRAGSKGVACSIYTDKEAYKVSLLEEYLDRVIEGEVLPSRELLSQVPSQAEMMTLQLDGGKKQKIRPGDILGALTGDNGIQGSQVGKIKVGPMWAYVAVHRDALKPALRKLEQGKIKGKSVRVRVIRG, from the coding sequence TTGAGCGAACTCGACTTTGCCTCCCTGGCGTTGCCCCAGCAACAGCTGACTAATTTATCTTCATTGGGCTATGAACAAATGACGCCCATTCAAGCGGAAAGCTTGCCGCTAATGCTTGCCGGTAGGGACGTTATCGCGCAGGGCAAAACTGGCTCAGGTAAAACCGCCGCGTTTGGCTTGGGGCTGTTGTCCCGTTTGGATGTAAAGCGTTTTCGAATTCAAGCGTTGGTGCTCTGTCCGACTCGCGAGTTAGCCGACCAAGTGGCGGTTGAAATACGCCGTTTAGCTCGCGCCACTCACAATGTGAAGGTGTTGACCTTATGCGGTGGTATGCCGTTTGGGCCGCAGGTCGGATCTTTGGAACACGGTGCGCATATCATTGTTGGCACACCGGGACGGATAGAAGAGCACCTAAGTAAAGGGCTATTGAAGTTACAGGATTTGAATACCTTAGTGCTGGATGAAGCTGATCGTATGCTGGAGATGGGTTTTCAGAGTGCGCTTGATTTCATCATTGATGAAACACCAGCAGATCGTCAAACCCTGTTGTTTAGTGCGACCTATCCGCCACAGATCGAATCTATTGCTAAGCGGATCATGGTGACTCCGGCGTTGGTTCAAGCGGCATCTACCCATGACAACAGCAGTATTCGTCAGCACTTTTATCAGGTGGCGAGTAACGATGATCGCCTACTGGCACTGAAGTTGTTGTTACTTAAACATGATCCTGAATCGGCTGTGGTTTTCTGTAATACCAAGCGTGAAACCCAGGAGGTGAATGATGCCTTGGTTGACGCTGGTTTTAGTGCGATGGCGCTACACGGCGATCTTGATCAAAAGGCGAGGGATCAAGCGCTGGTGCGTTTTGCCAATAAGAGTGTGAAGATCATGGTGGCGACAGATGTCGCTGCCCGCGGGTTGGATATTGATGCCCTGGATGCGGTATTTAACTACCACATAGCTCGTGATGCTGAAGTGCACGTTCACCGTATCGGGCGAACCGGCCGTGCGGGAAGCAAAGGCGTTGCGTGCTCCATCTATACCGATAAAGAGGCGTATAAAGTCTCTTTACTGGAAGAGTATTTAGATCGCGTCATTGAGGGTGAGGTGTTGCCATCGCGCGAGCTGTTAAGCCAAGTGCCATCACAAGCAGAGATGATGACATTACAGCTCGATGGCGGTAAGAAACAGAAGATCCGCCCAGGTGATATCTTAGGCGCACTGACTGGTGACAACGGTATTCAAGGCTCTCAGGTGGGTAAAATAAAAGTGGGTCCAATGTGGGCTTATGTCGCCGTGCACCGAGATGCATTGAAGCCTGCACTGCGTAAGCTGGAGCAGGGTAAGATCAAAGGTAAATCAGTACGGGTGCGGGTTATACGCGGTTAG